The Sinorhizobium fredii USDA 257 region GGCGAGACAGGCCGGCATTTCTGCCGCGGCCTTCAAGGCGGCCTTTGCGGATGTGAAGCTCGATTGGGACCTGCCCGACCTGGCGCCGCCCGGCTTCCCGAAGGCGAAGGAGCGCAAGCAGAGCCAGGCCGAGTTTTCCTCGCCCGGGTCCTATTTCTCCGAAAGGCGGCTGCAGGGGCTGGCGGCGACGGGCCGGAGCCTCGCCTCCGCTCATCAATCGACGCTGAAGCGGATCGAGCGGACCTACGGCGTTCCGGGGCCGGTCGTGCTTGCCATCTGGGGACGGGAGTCCGGCTTCGGCCGGGCGAAGATCCCACATCCGATCATGGACGTGCTGGCGACCAAGGCCTTCATGTCGACGCGGCCGGAGCTGTTCCGGCGCGAACTGATCGCCGCCCTCACCATCCTGCAGAGCGACGACGTCAAGGAAAGTGAAATGCGCGGCTCCTGGGCGGGCGCCATGGGCCAGCCGCAATTCCTGCCCTCGAGCTTCCTGAAATATGCGGTGGACTTCGATGGCGATGGACGCCGCGACATCTGGAATTCGGTGCCCGACAGCCTTGCCTCGATCGCCAATTATCTTTCTAAGAAAGGCTGGCAGGGCGGCCGTGACTGGGGCTTCGAAGTGTCGATCCCGGGCGGCGTTTCCTGCGCCCAGGAGGGACCGGATCTGGCGCGGCCGATCGCCGATTGGGCTAGCATGGGGATCACCCGCATCTCGGGCAAGGCCTTTCCACCCGCCGAACGATCCGCTTCGGGCATGATGCTGGTGCCGGCCGGCACGCATGGGCCAGGCTTCGTGGTCACGCCTAATTTCTACGTGATCAAGGAATACAACAATTCCGACCTTTACGCGCTGTTCATCGGCAACCTTGCCGACCGCATCGCCTCGGGCGGCGGCGCCTTTCGCGGCGAATGGGGCGATGTCGGCAAGATGCTGCGTTCAGACGTGCTCGGCATGCAGAAGGCACTGGTCGCGACCGGCTACGATGTCGGCAAGGTCGACGGCTTGCCGGGCTACAAGACCCGCCGCTCGCTCGGCGACTGGCAGGCGAAGAACGGCCTAAAGCCGACCTGCTTTCCCGATCCGTCGCTGAAGGCGAAGCTGCGCTGACTTCGGAAGGCGGAAGGTGGAGAGTAGCTCGCTGAGCAAAAGCCATCGACATTGCGGCTATCGTCCTGTTACTTGGGATGTGGTTTCACGACGGTTCTTACCTTCGCCACAGCTTCGAGCGTGCGATGGACCGGGCACTTGCCCGCAATTTCGGCAATCTTCTCGCGAAGGTCTTCGGAGACCTCGCCATAAACGGTAATGACGCGCTCGAAGCGGTCGATCCGGGTGCCGCCGCTGCGTTCCGATTCGGTGCACTCCTCGCAATCCTTGGCATGGATCCTCGCGTGTGAGACGTCAACGCCGATGCGCCCGAGCGTCAGCTTCTTGTGATCGGCATACAGCCGCAGCGTCATCGAGGTGCAGGCGCCAAGTGCGATCGACAGGAAGTCATAGGGTGACGGTCCGGAATCGAGCCCGCCCATGTTTTCGGGTTCATCCGCGAAAAGCCGATGGCCGCCAGCCTGAACCGCGTTCTGAAACTTGCCTTCACCCGTTTCCATGATGCGGACGTGTTCGATCGGCGCCGTCCCCTGCGGCGCGTCGGCGGCGAGATAACGCGTCAACCATCCCGAAATGATCCGCCCTGCGAAGGCTGCGTCCTCAGGGTCAGTAAGCAGGTGGTCGGCCTTGTCGAGCGAAACAAAGCTTTTGGGATGTTTGGCTGCGTGGAAGATTTCAGTGGCATTCTCGATTCCGACCGTCTGGTCCAGCGGCGCGTGAAGGATGAGGAGCGGCTTTTTCAGGCTCGCAACCGCGTCTTTGATGCGCTGTAAGCGCGCGTCCTCGACAAAGTGTCTCCTCACAAGGAACCTCCGTCCGGCAAGATCGACTTCGGCGGCACCGCTCGTTTCGATCTCCTCAAGGCTTGTTCCGAAGTTGTTCAACACATGGCCCACATCGGCCGGCGCGCCGATCGTGGCGACGGCGCGCACTTCAGGAATGTCCTTCGCGACGTCCAGGACCGCTGCGCCGCCGAGCGAGTGGCCGATCAGCAACGACGGTGCCTGATAGTGTTGACGGAGATAATCGGCCGCCGAAATCAGGTCGGCGACATTGGACGAGAAATTCGTCGAGGCGAATTCGCCTTCACTCGACCCTAGCCCCGTGAAATCAAAACGCAGGACAGCGATACCCTCGCGTGCAAGCTCCGCTGCAATGCGGCGCGCTGCCGCCAGATCCTTGGAACAGGTGAAGCAATGGGCAAAGAGTGCGTAGGCGCGTAAAGGCCCGTTTGGTAGGTCGAGTCGGGCTGCCAGGGTTGCGCCGGAATGGCCGGCGAATTGAAGCCGTTGCGTATTGAAAGCCATCGGACGCTCCTTCGCTATCAGGAATGATATTCTACATCGGCAATGGCGACCAACGAGCGCGGGGATGTTCCTTCCGTCCGCCCAGCGTCTCCGCCGGGCGGTTCGCAATTACTGGGGCGCGCCGGAATTCCGCGGCCCGAGACAGTTGACCGGCTATTCGGCCGCCGACCGCCGGGGCAGCACCCAGTTGGAGCGCGGGAAATGGCAGGTGTAGCCGTTGGGGTAGCGCTCCAGGTAATCCTGGTGTTCCGGCTCCGCTTGCCAGAAGTCCCCCACCGGCTCGACTTCGGTTACCACCTTGCCCGGCCACAGGCCCGAAGCGTCGACGTCTGCGATGGTGTCCTCGGCTATCCGCTTCTGCTCGTCGTCGACATAGTAGATCGCCGACCGGTAGGAACTGCCAATGTCGTTGCCCTGTCGGTTTCTCGTGGTCGGATCGTGGACCTGGAAGAAGAACTCCAGAATCCGCCTGTAGCTGATCGTCTCGGGATCGAAGACGATTTCGATGCTCTCCGCATGGGTACCGTGATTGCGGTAGGTCGCGTTCGGCACATCGCCGCCGGTGTAGCCTACGCGGGTCGAAACGACCCCGGGGAGCTTGCGGATCAAGTCCTGCATCCCCCAGAAGCAGCCACCAGCCAAAACAGCTCTCTCGGTCATTTTAGATATCCTCTACCTGGTTGATATACGCTCCGTAGCCCTCGACCTCCATTTCGTCGCGCGGAATGAAGCGCAGTGCCGCGGAATTGATGCAGTAACGTAAGCCGCCCCGATCCTGAGGGCCGTCGGGAAATACATGGCCAAGGTGACTGTCGCCATGCGCGGAGCGCACCTCGGTGCGGATCATACCATGCGAGTCGTCCCGCAATTCGTTGATGTTTGCCGGTACGATCGGCTTGGTGAAGCTCGGCCAGCCGCAGCCGGAATCGAACTTGTCGGCCGAGGCGAACAGCGGTTCGCCGGAAACGACGTCGACATAGATCCCCGGGCTTTTGTTGTCATGATACTCCCCTGTGAAGGGGCGTTCGGTGCCGTTCTGCTGTGTCACCCGATACTGCTCGGGCGTAAGCTTCCTGACCGCTTCGTCAGTCTTTGCGTAGGTCATTGTCCTATCTCCGTTCAAGTCCGACAACGTTGGCCGATTTGCACGGGCGGCGTCTTCCATGGCGGGCAATGCGTCCGGCCTCCTTCCACAGGAGCGGCCGTGGCGCGGAGCCGAGTCGCTCCTTCGCCCGGCTGTTGGATGTCCCGCTCAGGCGGGTATGATAGTAAACTGCTTCCTCACCCGCCGACACCAGCGCGTCTTTGCGCCGGCACGCCCTGCGGCGGACGTTACTGTCCTCGACGTCGTCGAAGCTGTCGATGGGCGTAAGGCACTTTTCGACTGTAAGGAGATCCGTGCTCAATGCGCGCTTTTCGCAGGCCGCAGCCGTCCTGGGCGGTGGACGGCGTCTGTTCGATCCAGGCGCGTCCATGCCATCGGTGCGCGCCAAATCGAGATCACGAACATTCAAGCTGAGCACTGCCTGAGTTCGAGAATAATCCGGCGATCCATGTGTTTGGACACGCCCCCATCTAGGAGAGTGACCAATGAAAATCCTGATGGTTCTGACTTCGCATGACCGCCTCGGGAATACGGGCAAGCCGACCGGCTTCTGGCTCGAGGAATTCGCAGCCCCCTATTACGTGTTCAAGGACGCCGGAGCAGAGGTGACGCTCGCCTCGCCAAAGGGTGGCCAGCCGCCAATCGACCCCAAGAGCGACGAACCGGGCAACCAGACCGAGGCGATGGAGCGCTTCAAGAAAGACCCCCGCCGCTCAGGAGGTACTGGCCAACACGCTACGGCTTGCCGAGGTCAAGATGGACGGCCTCGACGCGATCTTCTATCCGGGTGGTCACGGCCCCATGTGGGACCTCGCCGACGACGAGAACTCGATCGTCCTGATCGAAGATTTCTACAACGCCGGCAAGCCGGTCGCGGCCGTCTGCCACGGCCCGGCCGTCCTGCACCGGGTAACCTATCAGGGAGAGCCCATCATCAAGGGAAAGCGCGTCACCGGCTTCACCAATTCCGAAGAGGAAGCGGTAGAGCTGACTGAGGTCGTGCCGTTCCTCGTCGAGGACGAGTTGAAGCGTCTGGGCGGCCGCTTTGAAAAGGCCGCCGATTGGGCGGATTTCACGGTCGTCGACGGCCGGCTGATCACCGGACAGAACCCATCTTCGTCGACGTCGGCGGCCAAGGAGCTGCTCAAGCTTCTGCAGTAGTTCCCGGTGGTGCGGCCTGGCTCGGCGGCGCCAATTCGTACAGGCAGCAGGAGGTTTCAAAGCGCCTCCTGCACTTTGATACAGATCCGCTTGGGCGAGAACACAAGCCGGATACTTCGCTCTGGTTCCATGCAGCACGACTGAAGCGCGACCGACGCCAAAAATGCGTCGGTCCACTGCAGAGGGACGACGATGATCCTTTTCACGATAGCTTATCTTGCAGGTGTGCTGACAATAGTCAGTCCCTGCATCCTTCCCGTCTTGCCTTTCGTGTTTTCTCGAGCCGGTCAGCCATTCGCCAGGAGCATTCTTCCGATGCTCATCGGCAAGGTCGTGACATTCGCGGGCGTGGCGACGCTTGCCTCGGTCGGCGGCGACTGGGCGATGCAGGCGAATGAGGCAGGCCGATATGCGGCGATCGCCGTGCTCGCGGTGTTTGGCGTGATACTGCTCTCGCCGCGGGCCGCAGCTGTTGTTACCCGCCCGGCAGTCGCGCTTGGCGCTCGCCTCTCACAAAGGGCGACCGGGCAGAAAGCGAGTATCGGAGCCTCCCTTCTCCTTGGTGTCGCAACCGGGCTTCTTTGGGCGCCCTGCGCCGGTCCGGTTCTCGGGCTGGTCCTGACCGGCGCCGCCCTTCATGGCGCCAATATGGGGACGACGCTTCTGCTGACGGCCTATGCCGCGGGTGCGGCCACCTCGCTGGCGCTGGCGGTGCTCGCCGGCAGAAGGGTGTTCGCCGCCATGAAGCGATCGCTCGGTCTCGGCGAGCGTTTCCGGCAGGGCCTCGGCATTGCAGTGCTCGCGGGTGTAATTGCAATCGCACTCGACCTCGATACGGGGGTGCTGGCGCGCCTCTCTTTTGCGGGCACCACGAGTATCGAGCAGTCGCTCCTCGATCGGCTGCGCGGCAAGCCCTCGGAAGCGGCGGCGAACCATCCTGCCGCACCGGCCGTCAACGGTCAGCAGCGGGCATATCGAAGCAATTTGCCGGTGGAGGGCACCTTCCCGTCGCTGGACGGCGCGGTCGAGTGGCTGAATTCCGAGCCGCTCAGCGTCGAGCAGCTGCGCGGCAAGGTCGTGCTCGTCGACTTCTGGACCTATTCCTGCATCAATTGTATTCGGACGATCCCCTATGTTCGCGCCTGGGCGGAGAAGTACCGGGATCAGGGCCTGGTGGTGATCGGCGTGCATGCACCCGAATTTGCCTTTGAACGGCGTTTCGACAACGTCAAGCGGGCAGTCCGAGATTTTGAGATCGGCTATCCCGTCGCGATCGACAACGAGTTCGCGATCTGGCGCGCCTTCGGCAACAGCTACTGGCCCGCGCACTATTTCATCGATGCCGCAGGTCGGATCAGGCACCATCACTTCGGCGAGGGTGATTACGAGCAGTCGGAGCGCGTTATCCAGGAACTGCTGGCGGAAGCGGCAGGCAGCCGCGGGGGTAACGGCGCTCCTGTGAGGCCGGCCGCGAAAGGCGCCGAAGTTGCGCCCGATATCGCCAACCTCCAGTCCGGCGAGGATTATCTCGGCTACATGCGAGCCGGAAATTTCGCGTCGCCGGAAGGCGTCGCGGCCGATGAGGCGCGCGACTATACCGCCGGAAAGCCGGGTCTCAATCAATGGCGCCTCGCCGGTAACTGGACGGTCGGAGCCGAACAGGCGACGCTCAATCGATCGGGAGGAGCGGTTACCTACAGGTTCAGCGCGCGCGACCTGCACCTCGTCCTCGGACCAGGGGCGAGCGGCAGGAAAGTTCGCTTCCAAGTGCTGGTCGACGGCGTTGCACCGGGTCCGGATCATGGTTCGGACATTGACCCCGACGGCAACGGAACGGTGACGGACACGCGCCTCTACCAGCTCGTGCGCCAGTCGGGAGAAGTGCGGGAGCGGACGTTCGAGATTCGCTTCCTCGATCCCGGCGTCGAAGCCTTTGCTTTCACTTTCGGATGATCGTCACTCCATAAGCAAACAGGAGAGTTCAAATGCGGATTTTTGCGATGGCTATCGCCATCATGGCGCTCGCGGTCGCGCCGTGCGCTTGGGACACTGATCCCCGGGAGCCGTCGGCAATTGGGGCGCTCATCGGCGGACCAATGGCTTCGCCCGATGAAGGTCCGGCGCAGGCGACGACGAGACCGGACACGCCGATGCGGGAGATGGCGTGCTC contains the following coding sequences:
- a CDS encoding lytic murein transglycosylase; protein product: MRLKSRVASWFTGLCAGVRRACLLATVTALLALHLPAHAATKAGVETQFRQWLQNDLWPEARQAGISAAAFKAAFADVKLDWDLPDLAPPGFPKAKERKQSQAEFSSPGSYFSERRLQGLAATGRSLASAHQSTLKRIERTYGVPGPVVLAIWGRESGFGRAKIPHPIMDVLATKAFMSTRPELFRRELIAALTILQSDDVKESEMRGSWAGAMGQPQFLPSSFLKYAVDFDGDGRRDIWNSVPDSLASIANYLSKKGWQGGRDWGFEVSIPGGVSCAQEGPDLARPIADWASMGITRISGKAFPPAERSASGMMLVPAGTHGPGFVVTPNFYVIKEYNNSDLYALFIGNLADRIASGGGAFRGEWGDVGKMLRSDVLGMQKALVATGYDVGKVDGLPGYKTRRSLGDWQAKNGLKPTCFPDPSLKAKLR
- a CDS encoding bifunctional alpha/beta hydrolase/OsmC family protein: MAFNTQRLQFAGHSGATLAARLDLPNGPLRAYALFAHCFTCSKDLAAARRIAAELAREGIAVLRFDFTGLGSSEGEFASTNFSSNVADLISAADYLRQHYQAPSLLIGHSLGGAAVLDVAKDIPEVRAVATIGAPADVGHVLNNFGTSLEEIETSGAAEVDLAGRRFLVRRHFVEDARLQRIKDAVASLKKPLLILHAPLDQTVGIENATEIFHAAKHPKSFVSLDKADHLLTDPEDAAFAGRIISGWLTRYLAADAPQGTAPIEHVRIMETGEGKFQNAVQAGGHRLFADEPENMGGLDSGPSPYDFLSIALGACTSMTLRLYADHKKLTLGRIGVDVSHARIHAKDCEECTESERSGGTRIDRFERVITVYGEVSEDLREKIAEIAGKCPVHRTLEAVAKVRTVVKPHPK
- the msrA gene encoding peptide-methionine (S)-S-oxide reductase MsrA is translated as MTERAVLAGGCFWGMQDLIRKLPGVVSTRVGYTGGDVPNATYRNHGTHAESIEIVFDPETISYRRILEFFFQVHDPTTRNRQGNDIGSSYRSAIYYVDDEQKRIAEDTIADVDASGLWPGKVVTEVEPVGDFWQAEPEHQDYLERYPNGYTCHFPRSNWVLPRRSAAE
- the msrB gene encoding peptide-methionine (R)-S-oxide reductase MsrB; this translates as MTYAKTDEAVRKLTPEQYRVTQQNGTERPFTGEYHDNKSPGIYVDVVSGEPLFASADKFDSGCGWPSFTKPIVPANINELRDDSHGMIRTEVRSAHGDSHLGHVFPDGPQDRGGLRYCINSAALRFIPRDEMEVEGYGAYINQVEDI
- a CDS encoding cytochrome c biogenesis protein DipZ; the encoded protein is MILFTIAYLAGVLTIVSPCILPVLPFVFSRAGQPFARSILPMLIGKVVTFAGVATLASVGGDWAMQANEAGRYAAIAVLAVFGVILLSPRAAAVVTRPAVALGARLSQRATGQKASIGASLLLGVATGLLWAPCAGPVLGLVLTGAALHGANMGTTLLLTAYAAGAATSLALAVLAGRRVFAAMKRSLGLGERFRQGLGIAVLAGVIAIALDLDTGVLARLSFAGTTSIEQSLLDRLRGKPSEAAANHPAAPAVNGQQRAYRSNLPVEGTFPSLDGAVEWLNSEPLSVEQLRGKVVLVDFWTYSCINCIRTIPYVRAWAEKYRDQGLVVIGVHAPEFAFERRFDNVKRAVRDFEIGYPVAIDNEFAIWRAFGNSYWPAHYFIDAAGRIRHHHFGEGDYEQSERVIQELLAEAAGSRGGNGAPVRPAAKGAEVAPDIANLQSGEDYLGYMRAGNFASPEGVAADEARDYTAGKPGLNQWRLAGNWTVGAEQATLNRSGGAVTYRFSARDLHLVLGPGASGRKVRFQVLVDGVAPGPDHGSDIDPDGNGTVTDTRLYQLVRQSGEVRERTFEIRFLDPGVEAFAFTFG